The genomic DNA TTCGCTGATCGCCGATCACGACGGGATCGCCGAGGAGCAGGTGATCGTCGGTGCCGGTGCGACCGGGGTCATCATGCAGGTGCTGCATGCGGTGACCAGTCCCGGCGACACCATGCTGATGGCGACACCCACCTTCGACGGCTATCCGATCTTCGCCCAGATGGCACGGTTGCGGACGGTCACCGTTCCGCTCGACGAACACGGCCGGCACGATCTCGACGCGATGGCCGAGGCCGCGAGCCAAGCCAGGGTGGTGGCGGTCTGCCGGCCGCACAACCCGACGGGCACCATCGAACCGGCCGTCGAGATCGAGCGATTCCTGACCCGGCTACCCGCGGACACCGTCGTTCTGCTGGATGAGGCGTACGTGGAGTTCCTGGCCGCCGCGCAGCGCATCGACGGACCGAGCCTGGTCGCCCGGTTCGGCAATGTCGTGGTGGTGCGCACCTTTTCGAAGGCCTACGGCCTGGCCGGGCTGCGGATCGGCTATGGGTTCTGCGCCCCCGATCTCGCACACGAGCTGTGGCGGATGCAGTTGCCGTTCGGGATCGGGCTCAGCGCCCAGGTGGCGGTCGCGGCTTCCTACGCTGCGGAAAGTCAACTGCGCCAGCGTATCCGGATGATCGCCTCGGAAAGGCGCTATCTGCAGATGCGGTTGCGGGCGCTCGGCGTCTACAGCGCCGACGGGCAGGCCAACTTTCTGTTCCTGCCCGGCCGGAACAGGCCGTGGCCGGAGGTGTTCGACGGTACCGGACTGCAATTGCGTCACTACACCGACGGCGGCGTGCGGATGACCATCGGATCACGGCAGTCCACCCGGGCAGTGTTGAGTGCGGTGACGGCTGCCGCCTGAACCACAGATTGCCCGGAGAATGCGCGGGGCGTGCGTGGTGATGCGGTAAGAAGAGGCGTGACCTCGCCACCAGACAAGCGTGACCCGATTGCGCAGG from Mycobacterium sp. DL440 includes the following:
- a CDS encoding histidinol-phosphate transaminase, with amino-acid sequence MVAPRTALLDAVGALPQAVNPLALSLNECPFPPLPAVRSALRACDEAANRYPEFLPQRLRSLIADHDGIAEEQVIVGAGATGVIMQVLHAVTSPGDTMLMATPTFDGYPIFAQMARLRTVTVPLDEHGRHDLDAMAEAASQARVVAVCRPHNPTGTIEPAVEIERFLTRLPADTVVLLDEAYVEFLAAAQRIDGPSLVARFGNVVVVRTFSKAYGLAGLRIGYGFCAPDLAHELWRMQLPFGIGLSAQVAVAASYAAESQLRQRIRMIASERRYLQMRLRALGVYSADGQANFLFLPGRNRPWPEVFDGTGLQLRHYTDGGVRMTIGSRQSTRAVLSAVTAAA